TGATCGATTACTGGAACATTGGCCACTTGCAGTTTGGGTACAGCCGTTCCACCTGTTTTGGTAAGCCCCCATCCTGCCACTTTGCACTTCTTATATGTTTTTGGGTTTATTTCACCACTTGGAAGTTGAACTGGCTGAATGGGTTTTTTGCCAACGAGAGCTTTCCTAGATAGCtggaaacaaataaagaaacaccTTTGCAGTTATGTTAATTATTGTGAAACACAAATATTTTGTAGTAAATAGACAAACGTCTATGGAGTTGGAGGTTATGACATAGCAATAGTATTGTTAGAAAATGATGTGTAAACATAGCAAGTATCAGCATTAAGACAAAAATCCATAAAGGTGACAGGCACATGGACTCGCATTAGGGGTTCTGAGTGGTTATGTACCTCCTCTGTTCAGTAATTTTAAGGCTTTACAGCCTTGCAACGTCCAATGTCCAAAGTCATAGTGTTTCATAAACTCATGCCCATGGAACTGTTTATACTCTTTATAAAAGTGAGGCCCTTTTGGCAGACCATCAGATCATGTTTTGCTTAGTGTGACATTTTGCAATCATTACTAAATTATctatttttcaaacaaaatatgTTATAATTGCACTGAGTCTAATGAGGAACAACACAGTGGTGAAATGGAGGTCAGATTCTCCCCCTTCAGAAACGAATTGCTACagtttaaataaaatttaatcctaaaaaaaatcctttttttatgGTAGTTGAATTGATGTCTACTTACTTTGAGGAGCATGATATCGCTTCCAGAGCCAAGCTTCTTGTATGATGGGTGCTTGCACTTCTGTATGCTGTATCTCATTGTGGCGTCATTGACCTTCTTGAGATCATGGGTACCCAGAACAACACTCTCAGGCTTCCTGCATGAAAAGAACAATTTGTTGAATCAGTCAAGTCATACATATTAAGGGGAAAGAAATATTGCAAAAAGAGCAGTCACTCACCAATCATCGCAATGTGCAGCGGTCATTACATAGTCTTCGCTGATCAGGAATCCTCCACATGCATGACCCATTTTGTTTTGCACCGATGCCATATACATCATTGACTTTTTATTGGCATTTTTCCCTTTAATGATTTCACTCCCAAGAGCTGAAAACAACCAAAGAGAAGAAGGTAAACGTCTCACATGAAAGCAGCACAGTGAAATAACAGATCAAGTTTACCTTGCTGTCCAAGAGAAGCCAGAACTTGTAAAAGCAGAAACTTGTACAGGGCTTGCATGATGGCTTGAATGATGCTTGTAGGAGAGACTGAATCGAACTGTTCCTTGTTGGGGGGCGAGGTGACAACTTTATAGAGCTGTTACCTCTACTTTGCAGCTTTGCTGTTATTCTGTGGTTTTCCTTCACTTCAGGGGGATTTCCTGCCCCTTCTGTGTTAAAGTTGTGATAATCAAACTTGTGAAAACTAGAGGAGTAGGTGAAGCATCACCAACACTGGTGGTTTCACTATCCAGTTAAGCAGTGTGAGCAGTCTGCACATGAATACAGAAACAATCACACATGACATTTATGTTGCTGTcttttaatttaagaaaatcaCAAATACTCAATACAAGAATGCAAGAAAAATGTACTTTGATTTTGAAAtcactgttgtgtgtgtgtgtgtgtgtgtgtgtgtgtgtgtgtgtgtgtgtgtgtgtgtgtgtgtgtgtgtgtgtgtgtgactgtgcgcGCTCGCGCACGCAGTGCTTTTTCAGTAATACCTGACATCCAGCAGGGAGAGCAAGAGTTTACAATTGAAGTTTTGAAGTTGCTGCTGTGATGTGCAGCCATCAGAGGGCGCTGTGTTTCCACTGACACTCAGTCACAAATTGAGTTGTTAAAGAAATCCTTCAAATTGCATCTGACTGGCTGCCAAAATTAACAATATCCATGACCTGTTCCAGCAAATACAACTGTTGTAGTTAAGAGTGAACATGAACAGTAAGGATCTTTTTGTGGAGCTGGAGTGGAAGGATGCAAATTATAGTAACATCAGGAGTCAGATAGGACTAGGAACAGTGTCACAAGGTAGCTATATAGCTTTATATCATTCTACATTTACATATGCTATATGTCTGACAACAATTTAAAGCTGtttgtaaaataataattaccATGGACACAATTATGTCAAAATTACAAACTGAAATTTTGTGAAATTgctacacacaaaaaaagttttataCATTATGGAAGCTGAGTTGCCAGCAGAGCAGTCCTGTTCACAGTGGGCTCTGGAGGGCCCTGATCTTGAATTAATTAGGTCAAAGTCAGGGGCTCCTCGTTGGGTTTTGTGTGGGGCTTGGCGGTGACATGGTCATTAGATTCAGGTGTTTAAAAGCAGCGACACATCTAAAACATCAGGAGAGGGGGCCCTAAAGGACTAAGGCCGGAGACCAATGTTGTAGTTTGCTCGTGCTCACATGTTATTGTAAGAATATTGATCCCTGTTAAGGACTTTTTTTTGTGGAGCCTCTTCATCATGTAtgcatgtgatttttttctagGTTCTCCAgagaggttaactggtgacggGAAATTGCCTGTCAGTGTGAATTTGACTGTATGTCCCTCTATATTTGTTATGTGAGGGATTGGTCTCTTATCAACGGTGCTCTGCTcttatacatacatatatatatatatatatatatatatatatatatatatatatatatatatatatatatatatattatatatatattatatatgtatatatatatatatatatatatatatatatatatatatatatagatatatatatatatatgtatatatatatatgtatatatatatatatatatatatatatatatatatatatatatatatatatatatatatatatatttaccgCTAAAGATCACAGGATGGTGGTTTCTGACTTGGTCCTGGGACCTCGCTGAGTGAGTCTGTCTGTCCTTAGATTGTCAGAACTTCACTAAAATAAACTCAAGCATACATTCTAGGTTCATAAGCAGTCCTGGAAACTATTCAGaagtctttttgtttgtttgtgatttcATTAGGTTTCTGAGATTGGGTGTGTCTTTAATGTCTTGTAATGTTTGTCTCCACTGTTATGTTTAGGCAAATGTGCAGCCTTTTTTTAGGAGTAATATGTAGGTGACCACAAAAAAAGTTGGAAACCACTGGTGTGGTGTTCtttcaaaatgataaaatattgaTTTACAATCAGTATATTAGCCTAGGAGGTCTTCACTATGTTGTGATAGAAATGACTTATAATGTTCAAACAAACAGGATTTATGAATTAGTCCAGACTTTCACATACGTTTCAATCTCTCAGATGGTCCAGACTGCATTGCTTTACTTTAATGCTCTCAGTGTACATTTGAGAGTTGTTGTTCCACATATATGGTGCtgggcaaaaaagaaaacataatataCCATTTGTTATTCTTTTTCCAAGCTTTCGGCAAGGACTTATTGAAGACTACGTTAAATTTCTACACCCTTGATTGGATGAAGTGCTTTTCAGCCAATGTAAATTTTTCCTATTCTTCAACATGATGACAGACCTTGAAGAAAGACGCTGGCATTTACAAATCATGCTTATTGTCCAATAATAAAACCTGCTGAGTTTAATCCAATAAAAACTTTCTCACCTGCCTTATTTCAAAACCTCACTCttgtaaaactgaaatgagaaaaaagcagatttttgaCATTGCACATGAATGTGAAAGTTTACTGCCCACCACAATCCTATTAATATGTGAAGGAAGCGAGTGCAGCGTTAAAGAAATATCTCCATGCATGTAGTGACAAAACACAGAGTTTTTCTGGTTTCCCTGGCATTAAAAATTATTTCAAACACAAGCAAGACTTGAGGGGTAGGGTGGATAGACATTGGCACTGCTCAGACTTTGCATGAAGCGGCTCTGACTTTGGTCTTTTCCAGCCACTTAAAGCCAAAGACAACTTCATGATGTTGACCGGGACTGTTGCCAACATGTGGCTGGCCTGCCTCAGATGACCAGACTTTACAGAGGGAAATCCTTAAGGTAAGGTTGCCACTATGTTTTTTCAGTAATCCTTTTTGTGCATTGCTTATTTTCTACATTCTAAGATGTTTTAATTGTCGCAGCCTGTCACAGGTATTCTGTATGGGAGAAACATACCTGGTGCTCCTAACTGTATTGTGACTTGCTTTCCTTTCCTAATCACAATTTTACTTTTCTCCTCATTGGGCATTGTCTGACTCTGCTTTCCCTTATATCTTAGAGACAGATAGAAACAGTCTTATCTATGTGGGATCACTGTGTCACTGCTCCAGATACATACAGAGAGAGATGTTGGCCTAATGCTGTGAACACTTGTATCTCCCTGGGCAGTGGTGCCACTACACGCACAGCAAACAGATGGTAAACTGAGGGAGGCTGTTCCATTTAAACTGCACAGCTGTTTTCTCAAACACTCAACACTGATTTTTTCATAATGTATAACCCAATACAGTTTGTCACAGCAGCTATAATGTTGCTTAAACATGTTGATATTGTAAAAAATTCAACCTTTTATGCCTAAAATTGCAGACAGTGTTGGGTTTCTACTGCATAAGTTTCTTGTAAAAactgtatattaaaaaaaatgggagCAGCAAATGTTAGTGAAATACAGTCATTTGCTATAATTTATGGGCAAGAAAACATATAGTTACAGTAAAATTGTGTTAATTGAAACTCAGTGTAATACTTACATATAGAGAAAATAAGTTTGTTTTCATACTGTATGTTGGATAGAGCAGCCAAGGCTTTACAGTATCAGCTTAGATTAGCTCTGGTGACTTTTGAAGTTTTAAAAGTGTGCATAGCAGCATatgaaaaactttaaatcagCATTGTTTTATACTGTGTTTATGCAAGTTACTCCACAACATCATTCCGTACTGAGCATAGAAGAAACAAGTGCAAAACTTAAATTTAGATTTTTGGACATGTTAAATAGCAAACTTCACAGGAACTGGTCAAATTTCTTCTTTGTACAAAGTAACAGGCTTATTCAGAGGAATTTTTCCTTTCCTTCAGATTTAAACCCACCATTGTCTAAAATCCAAAGGTTTGGAATCTACTCAATAAATGTAATGGCTCTCTAAAGGGCTATTAtgtataaatgtgtttattttatgacaGGTTCTATCAATAACTATCTATTCTGAGAAGGACCTCTCTGCAAAGATATAAAAATATCTTAATAGTTATTGGCCATAAGGTTTTTCACTTGAGCGTGGAGCATATGATGAACTGATATCCTTTCAtattgtcagtattttgtctATTATTTGTTCTAACCATTTATAGAATGTCTGTGCAGAtcttaattttctctacaaGCTTCACCACCGcatccagaaaacaaaatgatgaCCACGTTTTCTCATATCTGCACAATTCCAAATCAAACCATAATCAAATCTTTATTCTTTCATATTCATTTAGTTGGACCAACTTTCTTCTTATACAATCATCTTTCCACTCACCTCTTTACCTCATCCCCCGGTGTCTGGCAGGGCTGCAGGCATCCAGAGAATGCCCGACATGGGGTTTGGCCAGTCGGTAGCACATACCTGCGGCGTCGCATGGCAGGGCTTAAGGGAAAATGTGGCGCAGGTGCCACTCAGCAGCCCAGTCTAAGGTACACTAAGTGGCTTCAGACATGAACACTAATCCACACAGTGATGAGAAGCCCTCAGTCTGATAGCCATGCTGCAGGCTGCCAAGACAGCCGTGCAGAGACAGCACAATGGGGACAAACTCCAAGCTTCAACGGGAAGTGCTGTAACTTCACTGAATTGTATTTCCTTTGCAGAGACTTGTGTGTGATGAATcaatttgttcatgtttttcgTCTCTCTTATGAAATGTTGATTTCCAAAAGGTAACTCAGGACAGtgaactttgtctttttctgtgccGTCGTGTGTGAATGTGGCTTCATATACAAACACATCTgtatacaaaacaaaaaaaaaacctgacagacACTGTGTAACTAACATAGATTTGGAATGgatttggatttggatttgCATCAGCTCCCACAGTATTTTTCAGTTAAAATGGCAAATACGACAGAGCTGTCAGTTGGCCGGCTAGATATTTTGTGAGTTTTCTCAAGCGTGTCATGTTTGGtatctctggaaaaataaactttcaagcattttaataataaaaatgcacTGATGTTATCATGATCGAGATGGAACAGGCAGCCACGTGCAGGAGTATGCCTGTGAGCGTGTTTGTGTTGAACTCAACTACTGACTGACCTCCAAACTCACCagaagtttctgttttgtttcatttccctCTTGTCTCTCTTCTTCCCtgacctgtctgtgtgtgttattgaGTCGTGAGACTGGGTTGTATTGAGACAAAGTCATAAACTTCCAGGATAATCTAAAGATCAGAGATTTTCAGTGACTGTCTTTCCTTGAATTTCCTTCATTATGGCCAGCTGTGACCCTTTTCTAGTCTTTTCCTCTTTAAATTGACCTCTTATGCAAAAGGACCACCTGTAAAATTCACAGTAAGAACACAGTTCAACTTTAAACTTATGcatctttcaaaataaaactataCTGACACAATAAGCTAAAAATGTCACACCAATATTATGAATACAACACTTGCTAAAGGTCAGATTTTTAGACCTTAGTTGCTTCATATTAACTGCACACAATCAAACACATTGAAAGAGTTTTGTATTCTGGTGAGTTTGTTCATAACCACCGTAGTGTATACTTATTaaccatacacacacaagctcaCATGTCAAAAactcacatgcacactcatCTGTCGTCCACCCTTCAGTCCATCTATTCAGCATTATAACTTGGGctgtttttgtaacaaaacaagCCCTAATCCTAAATTCAGGGAGTTGTGAATGTGCCTCAACAAATGGCAGACAAATGAGAAGGATTAGCGAAGGCCTGTGAAAGAGTGAAAGGTTTGCCATTGATCTATGGTGGTCCTGTTCTCTTTCAGGGCCACTCGGTTTGAAAACCCCACTGAGTAAGAGCATACAGGGCCACTCCAGAGCCCCCTAGGCCACCGAGAGACACACAACAGCCACAATTAGTCTCAGGAGCTGTAATGGCAATTCAATAAGCGCTTTAAAATTGTGCCTTAGTCCGTCTGCCACCCCCCAACCCCTCCCATCCCTCCCATTTTCGTCTACATACATAAGATTGGTATTATGAGTGGCGAggggctcttttttttctttcccaccCACCACAGTTCTTTTCAGTCACTGTGAGAGAAAATGACCACACAGGGTTTCAAAGGTTCCAGAGGCTGTGGTTTGTTGTCGCTGAAGCAGCATGACTTGTGCCCCTGTAGATTTTGGCTGAGGCCCTTAAAATGGGTTTCTAttattagtttttatttatttatttatctatttatttttcagtcggCACTAAATTAGTTTTGTAGCAATCAAGGTAAACTTCTCtacaaacaatacatttttcaaCTGATGCAGAGTTTTCGATGCACACACAGTGTTTTAAGATGATTCAATCACATTTCGGTCAGAATCAGACTGCAAACTAATGAGAGGCCTTTGCAGACTCATGAAGACACAACCCACTGAAACGTCCCAGGTGTTCTCCCGTTTCTCGCTTACTTCAGTTAGATCCAATGCCGCCACAACACCTGTGCTGCGCTGACATCAAAATGTCACGGCAGAGGAGGAGTTAAGGATGTCTTCTGGACGACTGTCATTTGCATTCTccagagctctctctctctctctctctctctctctctctctctctctctctctctctctccctctctctctctcaccctctctttctttttcgtTGGGACATTCCTCATTGATTTTGCGCACTGTTTaggtttttccttttgcttCATGATCAAAGGCCAAAGCTTTTGATCAAGACTTCCAAAGGATCCCTCTTGTTTTGCTGGCGAGCACGCTGACAGGACAGTGGTGGAGCAATGATAATTACAGCTCTCATTTGCTGTCCCTGGAACTGGCACTGACGACCACTCTCACCCTCAGGCCAAAGGGAAAGGAGGCATTCTTGGACGGTTAAAAGAGGAGAGATAGAGCACTGCAGATAGAGGACACTGACAAACAGGCGAGTCAATCAAGAAAACAGGCAGAAAATGGGATTActttatggtgtgcatgtttgaaGGTGTCTGTTCCAGCTGAGGGTCAGATGACAAACATATGTTCCTTGTACTGCTGCATCATGTGATCGTTTTTCAACTACAACATTAAAAAGGCATAAAATATGCTATTTATTCCCATGTTTCAACGCCATACAATAACACTCAGTTGAGAAGTaacatttcaccattttttgcaaaatgtaGCCTGAGATGTTCTACATTAGCTTTGCCTTCAACATCCAGCTTCAACAATGGTGTTGAGCTCCCAAACCTCTTCCCATAAAAATTTTCTAGtcaattatttttcttttacatgaTGTCTATATTTAGAGGTGAACAATTACAAGTTGTCTTCACTTTTCAAATAGAACAGCACTGCAAGGGTACAAAGCTGAGGACAAAGACATTTGCATGGCAACAGTACTGCCAGACCCCCTATACTGGTAATTGTGTGCTGCATCCAGACCTTTGAAGCTGAACTACTGTGTGACTTCACGCCATTCTGACCAGACATGTACCCCGTCACAGTAATCTCACATTATGACAGGCTGAAAGGTTGGCCTTTATTCACCCCAAACAGACGCTATTCATCCTAGATGCTCCTTTCTGTTCGTTGAAAAGAGCGAGCGGCCTCCTGTGCCACTGGACGGCTCATCTGTGTGTAAACGATCTTGATGCCCGGCTGCATAGTTCATAACCGCGGACCATTCATGAGACATGGGGAGGTCCTCCCCATCAACGCCTCTCCCGCTGCGAGTTTTGTCATGATTATGATGAGGAGGGGGATTATTTCGAAGAGCTCTGATGGAGACGTTACCAACATTTAACAATCAGTGCCAAGCACATACTACATTGCTttgagggaggggaaaaaaaacccaagaaagCCATGACTCaccatttattcacattttttttattgaagttttcCAAACTCAGCATGGACCAAGGCACTCAAATGACATTACTCAGCTGATATTAATCTACGAAATGCTTGTTTGGAGAGGTTTACTTTATTTACAACCGGCTATTACTGGCGTGTAACTAAAAGCTCTTCACGATGAGTGGATCACAAATGTATTAATATCCAGGAATAATACTATTGAAACTGATCTGAATATGGACTTGGATACTATtatttttcccttcttttttaaCAATAGGACTACAATCCAACAGAAAAGTCAACAACACCAATAAACATTAACTTCAAACAGTTAAAGAgtacaaaatgttttaaatatattaaatgttCTATTAGCAACAGCCTTGCTGTTGAGGAAATGTTAGCAAGATTTGACAGAGAAGCAGTACGTTTTACTATTGTGTACAAAATAATGAAGCCGCTGCTACATGGCATCTGGTTCGCCTACAGTTGCTACTGTATTAAATGGTGGATAACAGTTTTTTATTCACTGAACTCAAACCTAACGATCAGAGATAAGATGAGACACATTGcatattttgtgtttatgtagTTAAATGTGACAAGCAGATGGACAGAGGGAAACAAACACAGTTTATATCAGGAAATAAAGTACCTTTTTCCAGTTTTTAGCTTAGTTTCTTTTGGGTTCTGCTCATATACCGAGATATACAGACAAAGCAGACAAATTCATATCATTGTGTTCCAGTCAGTAGACATTTATATCTCATCTGTACAGTTCAAAAGTGAGTCAGTTTCTCTTTCCGGTTTGGTAAATTTTGTCCCAAACAACAGCAGTTGGGCAAAATGTGTGGTCTGGGCCTGAGTCCGTGGTGGTCCAAGGTCAAATGGTTTGTCtatcttctgtttattctgatAATATCCTCAATTTGAGCATACTAGACAGAGACTGGCGAAAAAGAACAATATTGtggagcagagaaaaaaacttaCATGACATATATTAACTTTTACACGTATTATATACCCTTAACACATACTGTACTTGGAAAGAGAAAGATCAGAGATTAAATGTACAGATGTTCCAAAAAACTacctcctttaaaaaaaagatttatattAAAGTGTCACATTTGGCAATGTGACAGTATCTTTTAAAGGTGGTGtatgtttttaacatttgacTTTAGAAGtaccccaaaaaaaataaaagaaaaagctttcTTTCTATGAATCGGAAATCCTCagggaaaaatgtgaaatgtgttttggaTACAATGATAAATTCACATCTGCTTATTTGTAAGGCTAAATATACAACATTGAGTCGTAACATCCCCCATTCCCCCAGCAAGTATCACTGAATGATCTTTCCTATAAGTTCACCATGATCCATGTGTTGTGCGCCTCCCCCCAAAATCTTcccaaaaacactgaagtctATGCCACAGTCACTTTGCCTTTGATCTGCAGTTATTCCGGAGGGGAATGTTACTTTGCACACAACCGATGTACtacttgtgttttttctctgtgtacTTGGAACAGCAACCAAACAACAACTCTTCATATGCagtagtctctctctctctctctctctctctctctctctctctctctctctctctctctctcctctctctctctctctcgctctctctctctctctctctgtcggtctctctctctctctctctctcacacacacacacacacacacacacacacacacacacacacacacacacacacacacgtgagtaGTATGAGTAGTATCTTCAGATAGACATGTGATTGTAATAAAGTTCTATCTCTGGATGCCAttacaaactggaaaaaaaaataacttaaaagtAGATTACTAATCCTACGAATGTTACAAACGTCAGCAAATGTACATGTGACATAGGGATGGAATAGTAAACATCAAAATAGTCATCACAGCTACACTGATGCTACTGTGAGAAATCAGCAGAGACATGTTTGTTGCCTGGCAGAGTTCAGACTTGAGGAACTAAGAGGGGAGCATGGGCAAGAAATGAGTAGACGGGTGTCTTCGTCGAGCCTTGTGTCCTCGCCGCGGTTTCCCACGTCCATTCAGAGACACAAACATCTGTCTGCCGCCATGTTTCCATCGAAGCGATGCGTATGTGTTGTAGCCATTTTCCTCAATGCGCTCTTTAAATTTGCAGCTTGGGTTGTACTTTACCTGCAGTCAAAGGACGGTAGACAAGATCTTGAAACAGTTTATAACAGAGAATTAAGTAGCTGGCATCTGCCTGTGGTTCCTGTTGTGCTAAATCTGTCTCTGCTGTTGTAATTGTGCAGGTAATGCAGTGGGGTGTATGTCTGTTCTGCAAGtc
The window above is part of the Salarias fasciatus chromosome 23, fSalaFa1.1, whole genome shotgun sequence genome. Proteins encoded here:
- the LOC115381753 gene encoding mast cell protease 1A-like, with protein sequence MQALYKFLLLQVLASLGQQALGSEIIKGKNANKKSMMYMASVQNKMGHACGGFLISEDYVMTAAHCDDWKPESVVLGTHDLKKVNDATMRYSIQKCKHPSYKKLGSGSDIMLLKLSRKALVGKKPIQPVQLPSGEINPKTYKKCKVAGWGLTKTGGTAVPKLQVANVPVIDQKTCQKLWKNKLPANVTCAGGYGTKTGFCQGDSGGPLVCGKDVAVAVASFNNNKTCTYPNIPNIYTDVSKFLPWINRILRKKKC